The following DNA comes from Sulfurimonas hongkongensis.
CAAACAAGCATCAAGCTCTGATAGTTCTTGCAGAGTTTTTTCATCAACTACATCATCAACTAAGATAACTGCTAACGCTTCTGCATCTTTATTTCTTGCAAGCGAGAAGTCTGCAATATTAACATTGTTTTTAGCTAAAGTAGAACCTATACTTCCAATAACACCAGGAACATCACTATTTTTAAACAAAATCATATTGCCCTTTAGTGCCACTTCAATATCAAAACCATCTATTGCAACTATACGCTTAACGCCATCATCAAAGATAGTAGCACTTATAGTTGTAGTTCCCTCGGATGTAGTAAGTTTTACTGTTATAAGGCTCTTAAAGACTGATGAGTCGCTAAGCTCTTCTGATTCTATCTTGATACCTTTTTCTTTTGCAACAAACTCAGCGTTTACATAGTTTATAGTATCACTTGAACTCTCACTCATAGCGCCAACTGCAACAAAAGTAGAGAGAGACTCAACATACTTAGCTATCTCACCTTGACCGCTAACTTTTATAGCTACGATTTGAGACTGGTTTATTTGAGATGCCAAGAAACCAATTTTTTGTCCCATCTCAAGAAATGGTTTTACAAAAGGCGGGATCTTACTCTCATCTATTGGTAAGTTCATAGCATGAGCAAATGAGATGCCTTTAGCTGCTTCTATTGCATTTTGTGCCGCTTGAGTTCCAATGTTATACTGAGACTCATAAGTGTTTGCACCTAAGTGTGGAGAGACTATAATGTTATCAAGTTCTAGGAGTGGATGATCTATTGCTGGTTCTTTGTTAAAAACATCTATACCTGCAAAACGAATCTTTTTAGATTTTAGGTTATTATATAATGCTTCTTCGTTATAAAGCCCACCTCTTGCACAGTTTACTAAGACTACTCCATCTTTCATTTTCGCAATCTCTGGCTCATCTATCATGTTTAGAGTCTCTTTGTTTTTAGGCGTATGAATCGTAATAATATCACAAGCTAAAATATCTTCAAAATTTTTAGTATAAGTCATATCAAGATCAGTCACTTTTGATGGACGAATATATGGGTCATAAGCAATAATATCCATCTCAAAAGATTGAGCTCTCTTTGCTACACGTGAACCGATGTTACCAAAACCAATAACACCTAGTTTTTTACCCTTCATCTCATAACCGTACCATTTTTCTCTTTTCCAGATTCTTTGGTTTTTAAGGTGATCATGTGAGTATGGGAACATCCTCATACATGAGAGCATATGAGTCATTGTAAGCTCAACTGCAGCTATAGTATTTGCAGTTGGTACATTCATAACGATTATGCCCTCTTTTGAACATCCCTCGATATCAACATTATCAACACCAACACCAGCACGCACTATTGCTTTCATATTTTTTGCAGCTGCAATAAAAGTGGCATCAACATCTGTAGAACTTCTCGTTATTGCTACATCTGCATCAGATATAATATCAAGAAGTTTTACCTTATCCTCATCAGCCGCCATTATAAAGTTAATATTCTCATCATTTTTAAGCATCTCTAGACCAGCTTCATGAATATGGTCACAGACTACTATTGTATATTTTTTAAGACTAGGCATTTAGTGCCTCCCTATATGTAGTTTTCATTATTTTACACATCCTCTTTAAACAGCTCTACTTTTGCTGATATTTGATAATTTTTTAAAACCCTTACCAAAGAGTTTAGTCTCTCTACATCTTTAGAGTAGATAAGCAACTCTACACTATCTTTGTCTCTCATAAGATAATATTTCAAGCTATGCTGCTTTAGCTCCTCTTTTAAACAAAAGAGTTGGTATGGGTCTAAGAGCGAAGCTGAGAGCTTATAGATAGTTTCACTAACTATCTCCTCATCTAAGTCTAGCTCTATAAATACTTCATTTACAGGATAAAAATATCCTAGCGTTTGGGTTTTTGAAAAATGATTTAACCAAACATCTTGGGGTTTTTTCTGCGTGACTTCACTCTTATGTGTAAGTGGTTGCCCATAGTCTTGCTCGTATGAAGGATTTATAGAGATAAGAAAAAAGATGATAAAAATGGCAACTCCTAGTGCTAAGACTGGAGTGAACCATTTTAATATTTTTTGCATCTTATTTGAATTTGTCTTTTATAAGATCTCCTAGAGAGTTTGACGCCGTATCATTAATCTCATCTAAAAGTTCTTGATTTTTAATGTAGTCTAGTTTTTTAACAGATAGACGGATACGGTCTCTTTTTGTATCTATTACTGCGATTGCAGCCTCAATCTCTTGACCTACCTCTAACTCTTCTTTTACTAGTGGAGCCAAATCTTCATCACGAATAAGTGCATCAACACCATCTTCAAGTGACACAAAAACACCAAAATCTTTGATATCACGGATAGTTCCTTTGATAGCAGTGTTTACTTTGTGGTTAGTTGCAAATTTATCAATAGGACTCTCTAGTAAAGTTTTACGGTTTAGTGATATTTTTTGATCTTCTTCATTGATTTTAGCAATCTTTACTTCAACTTCTTCACCAACTTTTAAGACATCCCTACACTTAGTGTTTTTATCCCATGAGATATCTTGGTTATGCAAAAGCCCTTCTACTGAACCAACACGAACAAACGCACCAAAATCAGTTAGAGATGTAACCTCTCCAGTTACAACGTCGCCCTCTCTAAAGTTTTTGACAAATTCGTCAAATGGTTTTGGAAGAAGTCTCTTAAGTGAAACTCTAAGTTTATGAGTCTTAGGATTAATCTCAATAACTTCAACATCTATCTCTTGTCCAACACTTAAATAATCATTTGGGTTTTTAACATTTTTGTTCCAAGTGATTTCCGAGATATGTAGAAAACCTTCTATATCATTTCCTAAATCCACAAAAACACCATAAGCTTCAATATTTGAAACAGTTACAGTGATAGTATCACCTTCATCTAGCTCACTCTCAACTTCTGCCCATGGATCCGGTTGAACAGCTTTGATAGATAGAGAAAGATGTCTTTTGTCTTTATCATAAGAGATAGCTTTTACAGTTACTGTATCACCCTCATTGTAAAGTTTTGAAGGATTAACTGGACCTTTATAGCTGATTTCATTGTAGTGAACTAGCCCATCAACACCACCAACATCTACAAACATTCCATAGCTAGTGATTTTTTTGATATTTCCCTCAACGATAATATCGTCTTGCATTAGTTTGTCAATGATCTCTTTTTTCTTTTTTCTCTCTTCGTTAAACAATTTACGACGAGATACTACTATAGAATTTTCTTCTGCATCTACTTTTATTACTTGAGCTTTTATTTTACGACCAACTACATCATCACTCTCTTTAAAAGCAGCGAGTGAGCGGGGCATAAAGAAAGAAACATCATCAGCTTCTACTACATATCCACCACGATTTTTCTTAGTAATGACACCCTCAATAACTAAATCTTCAAAGTCTTCTTTGTGTGCATCAATAAAGTCAATGGTTTTTTGTAGCTCTAATACTTTTTTGTAAGAGATTTTAGGACGCTCATTGTAGTATCCCATAACCATTACTTTTATCTTATCGCCAGTATTAAACATCAAACTGCCATCTTTTGAGCGAATCTCATCAAGGTTTATAATACCCTCTAATTTATCGCCAACACCTACTAATGCTCTGTTCTCATCTTCTTGAACCTCAACTATCTCACCCTCTACGATGCGACTAGTTTCTTGTTGTTTCTCACTTGCAGCAAACATCTCTGCAAAATTTTCTTCTTCTTCGAATGATTCGTTATCGAACGCCATTGCCTATCCTCTTGTTACATAAAAATTGCGTGATTGTACCTTAATTATGTTTATTTTACTATAAATTTAAGAGTATAGGTTTGAAATTTTGATAAAAAAGCTATTTGTTAATATTGTTTTGTATGGAGTTTACTACATTTTGGATAATCCAATCAGGTGTAGACGCACCAGCACTAATGCCACAAAACTCTTTATCTATAAACCACTCATAATCCAAATCATTTTCATCTTCTATATGATAACTAGATGGACAAAAATCTTCTGAGATACTAAAGAGTTGCTTAGTGTTTGACGAGTTTTTTCCACCAATGATAATCATAATATCAGCTTTTTTAGAGATTTTTCTAACAGCCTCTTGGTTTTCAAAAGTAGCATTACAGATGGTGTTAAAAACTCTAACTTCTTTATGTCTAGGAATAAGATAGTTTGCAACTTCCATATAGTCTTCAACTCTTCTAGTAGTTTGGGCCACAAGAGCAACTCTCTCTTTTAGCTTTACGTCTTCTAAATCTTTGGGGCATGTTACAACTTTAGCTCCATAAGTAGCATAACTTTTAACTCCCTTTATCTCAGGATGAGCTTCATCTCCAAAGATAACAATGTCATAGCCAGCTTCGCTCATCTCTTGGCAAATCTGTTGTGGTTTTGTCACATAAGGGCAAGTTGCATCTACAACATCAACCCTGTTCTCTCTTAACTCTTCAAGCTCATTTTTTGGGATACCGTGAGTACGAATAACTGCCTTATCGCCTGTTTTAAAACTTTTATGGTCATCTGTGAGCCCAACCTTAAAATCTCTATCAAGTCTTGCAATCTCTTTTGAGTTATGTATGAGAGGTCCATAAGTAGCAGAGTTTTTATTCTCTTCTGCTATCTTAATAGCACGCTTGACTCCAAAACAAAATCCATAATTTTCAGCTAGTTCAATTTTCATATTATTTGTCTCCTTTTCTTTGAACAAGTCCAAAGAAAATTCCTCTCACTAAAGCTACGCCTGTCGGCGAGAGGCTTTTTTATATTTGTCTCCTTTTCTTTGAACAAGTCCAAAGAAAATTCCTCTTTATTTAAATTCTACTTTTGTTATCTTTTGTAGTAGTTCAAAAAAGTTTGGAAAAGATGTGTTGATGCACTCTATATTAGTAACATTCATCCCACATCTAAGCCCTGCGATGATAAAGCTCATAGCAATTCTATGGTCTCCATGGCTATCAACTCTTGCACTCTTCATCTCGCCACCTAGAACTTTATAACCATCTTTATACTCATGAACTTCTATGCCAGTTGAGCGTAGACCCTCAACTACTGTAGAGATTCTGTCGCACTCTTTTACACGTAACTCTTCGGCATTTTTAACTACACTCTCACCCTCTGCACATGCAAAAGCGATAGAGAGAGCTGGGAGTTCATCTATAAGCCATGAGATATTATCTTCTACTACGATGCCCTTAAGCGGAGCATATTTTACATGTATATCGCCTATTGGTTCATACTTGTTCTCAGTTAGCTCATAGCTAATATCCGCTCCCATTCTCTCAAGTGCCTTAAAAGCTTCAATGCGAGTAGGATTTAGTGTAACACCCTCTAAAACTATACTTGCATTAGGTGTGATAGCCGCGGCAACTGCAAAGAAAAAGGCACTTGATGGATCAACTGGAACTCTAATACTAAGAGGAGATAAAAGCTTTTTCATAGGAGTTATTGTAGTTTTTAGTCCATCAACCTTTATATCTGCTCCCATCCCTTTGAGCATTCTCTCAGTATGGTCACGAGAGAGCTCTGGTTCAGTGTATGAACAGACTCCATCAGCACTAAGTGCCGCTAAAATCATACAAGATTTAACTTGTGCAGATGCAATTTTACTCTCATAATCAAAGGCTTTAAGGCTAGCTCCACGAATACTAAGCGGTGCTAAGTTTGACTCATCTCTTCCATCTATAATAGCACCAATTTCACGAAGAGGCTCTGTTACTCTCTTCATCGGTCTTAGCCTAAGATATTTATCGCCAGTCAAGATAAAATGACCCTTTGCAGAACTTAAGAGTCCACAAAAAAGTCTGATACCAGTTCCAGAGTTTCCACAATCTAAAATCTCAAAAGACTCTTTAATGCCATCAGAGGTGATTTTTATACTATTTCCATCATCTTTAACTTTAGCTCCAAGATTTTTGATAATCTCTAAAGAGTTTAGAGTATCCTCAGCTCTTAAAAAGTTTTTTATCTCGCTAGTTCCATTAGCCAACATTGCAAACATAGCACAGCGATGTGATATTGATTTATCAGATGCGATATCATCTGTTTTTAGAAAAAAACTACTCGCATTGCTAACTATGACTTCACTCATCTAAGCCCTACTTTTAGCTCTTCACTCAGAGCTTTTAAAATAGTATCCATTGTTGATGTAATGTCTTCTTCTTCTAATGTTTTTTCATATGATTGAAGCACAAAACGGATAGAGAGACTCATATTTTTCCCTAAAGCTTTATCACTATACCTATCCACTGGATAAAATCTAACAAGCTCTTTTGTTGCATTTTTTTCAATCACGCTCTTAACTTCTTCATACTTCATAGATTTTGGCATTATAATACTAAGATCTCTTATCGATGCTTGGTATTTTGATGATGCTTTTGCAGTCTTGAGTCCATATGAGAGTTTTGTAAAGTCTAGCTCACAAAGGTAAGTAGCATAAAGGTCATAACTCTCTTCAACACTAGGATGCACACGAAAAAGCTCTCCAATTATTTCGCCGTTTTGTATAACTGAAGCACACTGATAGGTATGTGAAAGTTTATGTTTACTCTCATGCTCCTTTAGTTCAAACTCTCCTATAATATCTGAGATTTTTTGACTAAAGTGTGCAAAATTAACACTGTGAGGTTTTCCAGCGTTTAAAAGACTATCTTTTTCTTTATCCCCACTAAACATAAAAGCCATCTTTATAGATTCATCTCTAGTTGGACTAAAGACTGAGCCAACTTCAAATAGTTTTATGGAGTTTTTCCCATTTTTAACATTGTGTGAGGCAGCTTTAAGCAGACCAGTCATAAGTGTAGGTCGTAAAGTGTCAAGTGTGTTTACTATTGGATTTATTAACTCTAACTCTTCATGAATTGTCTCAAATCCATACTCCTTTAAAACCTTTTTTTCATCAAAAACAAAGGCTACATTTTCAAAAAAACCACTCTGTGCAGCTCTATGTCTATAGATAGTTCTTTTTTTGTATGCAAAATAATCATCTTGAAGTTTAGAAGATTCAGCAAAAACCAAAGGCTTAGATGGAATGTTGTCAATTCCGACAAGACGCACTATCTCTTCAACTATATCTTGCTTATGTGTGATGTCATGACGAAATCTAGGTACAGTTATAACAAAGTTGTCCTGAGATGATTTGTTTGTATCAAAGCCTAAGTTTCTTAAAATTTTAGTGATCCTAACTCTATCAATCTGGGCACCAATAATCTCATCTATCTCTTTTTTTGTAACTGTTATAATCTTATCTTCATAAGAGTCACCAAGCTCTATAGTTCCACCATAAACAAGTGAAGATGAGTATGATTCTATGATATTTAAACAAAAATCAAGTCCTTGATTAAGCTCAGGTTCACTTCCTCTTGATGTTCTATAGTACATAGGTCCAGAGTCTATCTTTGACTCTTGCATTTTTTTAGAGATAATATCTGGTGGAATATAACTAGCTTCTATTAAAATAGTACTCTCATCATCTTTTGCTTTAGACGCATCTTCTTGGATAATTCCAATAGTTGATGCTTTCTCATCTCTTGCATTAGAGTAGATACTTGCATAAGAATTTTCATCTTTTTTAAGCTCGATTTTTGCTATGGACTCGCCCTCGGTAGAGAAAAACCCATAATCATAAGCTCTTAAAATAACACCACTACTATGTGTTACATAGAGCATAAGCGACTCTATATCTGTGCCTCTTGATTCTTCTAACTGTGCTAATCTTAACTTAATAATAAGAGGAAGAGTTAACTCTTTTACATCAACTGCTCTGTAGCGAAGGTTTACATCAAGCTGAGTTTCATGTGAGAGGCTTAAAATTCGCCCTATTCCTACTCTTTTGTCTTCATCTTCATTTATCATAGTCTCTATAAGAGGTCTGTCATAAGCTGCGCTTAAATCTCTTGCAACACCTCTAATGCTAAGACAATCTCCACGATTTGCAGTTAGTTCTATCTCTATAAGCTCATCATTTAGTGTATCAATTGTGCAAACTTCTTGACCTAATTCATACTCGCCGATACTACTATCTAACTCTAAGATGCCTTCTTGTGCATCTTCTAGCCCTATCTCAGTAGCACTACAAATCATTCCTTCAGATTCAACACCTCGAAGTTTGACAGGCTTTATCACAACTCCACTTGGCATACATGCACCAATAGTTGCAACTGCCACATCAAGTCCAGCTCTCACATTTGAGGCACCACAAACAATTTGGCGAACACTTGTGCCAATATCAACCTTACAAATATTTAGCTTATCAGCATCAGGATGCTTTTCGCACTCCAAAACTCTACCTACTATTATTTTTTTAGCAACATTGTAGCTATGAATACGGTCAACTTCTAGCCCAATAGAGTTAAGCTTTTTAGCCAAATCCTCAGTTGTGACAGAGCTAAGATCTATCCACTCATTTAACCAACTTCTTGTAACTATCATTGAAACTGCTCCAGCAACTTTATATCTCCTTCAAAGAGTGAACGAAGATCTCCAATCTGATGGATAAGCATAGCAAATCTCTCAACACCCAAACCAAAAGCATAACCACTTACATTTTTATACTTAACCGCTTTAAAAACATTTGGATCAACTATTCCACATCCTAAAACTTCTAACCAACCTGTTTGAGAACAGACTCTACAGCCCTCACCTTTACAAAAAACGCAAGAGATATCAACTTCTGCTGATGGCTCTGTAAAAGGGAAAAATGATGGACGAAAGCGGACCTTAATATCACCAAACATATACTTCAAAAAGTCTTCTAAAATATACTTTAAATTGGCAAAAGAGACTTTGCTCTCATCATCAACTAAAAGACCCTCAACTTGATGAAACATTGGAGTATGAGTAAGATCATAGTCACGACGAAAAACAGCACCAGGAGCTATCATCCTGATGGGAGGTTTTTGAGCCATCATGGTTCTAATCTGAACAGGTGATGTATGTGTGCGAAGTAACATCTCATCTTTAAAATAAAATGTATCTTGCATATCACGAGCTGGATGATACTTTGGCAGATTCAAAGCTTCAAAGTTATTAAAATCATCTTCTATCATATCCCCAGTTTTAACTGCAAAATTCATAGCACAAAAGTACTCTACTATCCTATCCATTGTCTCCATTACAGGATGCAAAGCCCCTACTTCACTTTGCATGCTAAACATTGAGACGTCAATCGCCTCTGCTTGCATAGCTTTTTTTAGTTCTGCTGTTTGTAAGGTTACCTTTTTTGCACTAAGTTCACTCATTAAAGAGTTTTTATGCATATTTAAATCTTTTGCTATTTTAGATTTTTCTTGGCCTTTTGCATCTTTCATCTTGGCAAACTCTGCTGCTAAGACACCCTTTTTTCCAAATACACTGATGCGAATCTCTTCAAGAGCTTCAACACTCTTGACTTTGTTAATTTTGTCATACCACTCTTTCAATAGAGTCTCCATAATCATGAGGCAAATATGCCTCTTAAATTTTGAAATGATTATAGTCAATTATAATTTACATATAGCTTCATTTACCTATTTATGTGATATAATTTAATCAACACCCATAAAAATAAAAGGAAAAATATGTGTATATTTTGTAAAATAGTAAAAAAAGAGTTGCCTTCAAATGTAGTACTAGAAAATGATAAATTTCTCGCTTTTCATGATATAAACCCAAAAGCCCCTGTACATATTTTGGCCATTCCAAAGGCTCATGTAGATAGTTTTGATGAAGTTAGTAGCCAGACTATGGCTGGTATGACGGACTTTATTCAAGAAGTAGTAAAAGAGGTAAAAATCCAAAAAAGTGGCTATAGAGTTGTAACAAACATTGGTGAAAATGGTGCTCAAGAAGTCCCACACTTACATTTTCATATCTTAGGCGGAGCAAAACTTAAATGGGATCACTTTAGCGATGCAGATCCAAAAGGTCACTTCTAAGATGTATAAAAATGCATTGCTTTTAGTCTGCCTATCATCTATGCTTTTAGCGCAAAATATGCAAGACTTTAAAAAAGAGCAAATGCAAAACTTCAACTCTAAAACTACCGAGTTTGACACATATAAAAAGACTCAAGAGAGTGAGTTTGAGATTTATACAAAAGAACAAAAAAGAGTCTACAATGAGTATAAAAAAGGACTTGAAGTTTTTTGGGATGAACCTAAACTCTCAACTCCAAAAAATTGGGTATCTTATGAAAAAGATAAACAAACAAGAACAGATGTTGACTTTGAAAATGAGACAATTACCATAGAAGCTATTGCTAAAAGCCAAGAAGAAGCAAAGCAAAAACTCCAACTAGCCCTTGCAAAGACCATAACCATAGATACTAAAACTTTGCAAGATAGCGATCCATTAGAACTAAAGCTTAAAAAGATAAAAAAACCATCAGCAGTTGTAGACGCACAAGTAAAAGCTGAGCCTATACTCTCAACTGTGATTTTTGAAAAGACTCCTTCTCAAAAAGATGTTAAAGAGTATGTACAAAAGTATGTAGTTTATGATGATATAAAAGCAAAAAAATCATCTAAGATAGAAGATGCAAAAGTTTACACTTTAAATGTAACACTTCCAAAAGATACTATGATTAAACGCTCAAAAGTCTACTATGCTGATGTAAAAGAACATGCACAAAAACAAAAAATTCCAATCTCCCTTGTCTTTGCAGTTATGCAAACTGAGAGCAGCTTTAACCCAAGAGCGAGATCACATATTCCTGCATATGGGCTGATGCAGATAGTTCCAAAAACTGCCGGAATTGATACATATAACTTTTTATATAATGAAAAAAAACTTGTAAGCGGAACTTATCTCTACAATAGCACTAACAATATCACGATGGGAAGTGCTTATCTTCATATCCTCTACTACAGGTATCTAAAAGATATAAAAGACCCTACAAGTAGACTTTACTGCACGATTGCAGCGTATAATACTGGTGCTGGAAATGTTGCATGGGCTTTTACAAAAACATATAATATGAAAAAAGCAGCTCCACTTATAAACGAAAAAAAGCCCAAAGAAGTTTATAACAAGCTTTTAAAAGATTTGAGATTTGATGAACCTAAGCATTATTTAAAGAGAGTAAGTTCGAGAATGGGCTCTTATCATAAGCTTTATGGCATCTAAATCTTTATCTCTCTCAAGATGGACAAGACTCTATTTCGCCCATATCTATCTTTGAGCCTCCGCCTGAAATCATCTGCTCATTTTGACAGATTAGCTCTGAATTGTGAGTGATAGTGTAGGATATTGCAGTAGAGTCTCGGATAGTATTTATAGTTGAACAGTATGTCTCTAAAGATGCCATAACCCATCTTTTAGCCAACAAATCATCTCCATCAGAGTCAAAGCTATAAGACAGATGCAGGGTGTTAAATTTACATGGATGAGATTCACTTCTTACAACCTCCCCATCAACAACTAAATTTGTTACTGTTTTATCCTGATTTTTAGGAATTAAGACTATATCTGATGCACTACATGAGATTATTCCAGCTAAAAAATACTCTATAGGCGAGATAACTGGACAGTCTATTATAAAACTACTCTTTGAAGTTTTTGCCTCAAACTTCATGCCATCTTTGTGCTTTATACTTACTTTCATTGCTTATTATCCTTTAAAAATTTTCTAAAAAACTCTAACTGCTCTTTAGTTCTTACAGTCGAAGTTCCACCGGCTGAAGTTCTTGCATTCATAGAATTTTTAAGTACGAGATATTCTAAGACATCTTCATCTATTCTTGCGTCTATCTCTTTTAAGTATTTAAACTCTATATCACTCAAGTCAATACCTAGCTCCTCAGCTTTTGCAACTGCTCGACCTGTTATAAAGTGAGCTTCACGAAATGGGATGCCACATTTCTCAACCAGATAATCAGCCAAATCTGTAGCAGCTAAATGTCCAACCGAACAAGCACTTTGCATATTATGAGATTTTACTTCCATAGTTTTTATAGCTTCTTTTAAAATTTCAAGTGAGATTAGAGCAGTCTCAACTGAGTCAAAAACACCCTCTTTGTCCTCTTGAGTATCTTTGTTATAGGCTAGAGGAAGCCCTTTCATAACAGTGAGCAGTCCCATCAAGGAGCCATAGACACGACCAGTTTTTCCACGAAGAAGCTCTGGAACATCTGGATTTTTCTTTTGTGGCATTATAGATGAGCCAGTTGAGTACTCATCACTAAGTTCAATAAATGAGAATTCATAACTAGACCACATAACAAGCTCTTCACTAAGCCTTGAGATGTGCATCATCATAGTTGAGATGTTAAACAAAATCTCTAATGCAAAATCTCTATCACTCACAGTATCTAAACAGTTCACGCTCACACTATCAAACCCTAAAAGTTTTGCTGTCATGTCTCTATCGATTTTATGCGGAGTTCCAGCTAAGGCTGCACAACCAAGAGGAGAGACATTACATCTCTTATATGAGTCTTGTAATCTCTCTATATCTCTCTTAAACATAGAAAGATATGCACATAGATGAAAACCAAAGTTAGTAGGTTGAGCATGTTGCAAGTGCGTCATTCCGGGTATAAGCGTCTGGGTATGCTCATTTGCCACCACTAAAATCTCACTCATTAAAAGCTTTAGAGACTCTATAATATCCAAGTTTCTCTTTAATACCCAACGACGAAAATCAACTGCAACTTGGTCATTTCTACTTCTTGCAGTATGTAGTTTTTTCCCAGCATCTCCAATGATGGCAGTTAGGCGTTTTTCAATCCCCATATGCAAATCTTCATCATGGATACTCCAAACAAACTCACCTGATTCTATCTCGCTTTTTACTTGTGCTAAGCCATCTGTTATCTGAGTTAACTCTTCTTTAGTTAATATTTTTTGATGTGTTAGCATCTGTGCATGTGCTAGTGAGCCTTCTATATCTTCAATATAGAGTTTTCTATCATACATGATTGAAGCATTAAACTCATCTAATAAGTTTGATGCACTTGCTAAAAAGCGACCTGACCACATTTTTTTCATTTATATTCCTTGCTTTGCACTAGATTTTCTCGTAGAAAATAAGTTTTGTATTTTATCTAAAATATTTGAATTATAAATGAAGGCTAGTTACAAGCAGGGACATTTCCACTATCTTTGGCATACTCTAGTAAAAAATCTTCTAAATGTTTTGCTTTTTTAGTATATGAAGAGCTTTTAAAATACTTCCAAGACTCTTTTGCTTTTTCATCTTTAAGATGGATATATGCCAACTCTCTTCCTTTATCGCGCATAAGGTCTTCCCACTCATATGTGGTTTTTAAAGAGATAAATGTTTGACGTTGCTGATGGCACTCCACGCATTTTTTTATAAAGATCCTCTGCCCTTTATAAACTGCAGCGTTAGAATAAGAAGAAAAGATAAGAGCTATCGTAAGAGCTATAAAGATTTTTTTCATAAGACATACCTCGAGTATAATTATAGCTATATTACATTAGAAGATATTATAGAAAGCTTATGAAAACATCTAATCACGTCTTATTATTAAAAGCTAGAGTTGGAACTTATTATTTAGTTTTTCATCTAAATCCCAAAGCCCTTTATTTTTAAGAGATTTGACTACACTACTAGTACACTCTACATCATCTGGCCACTCTCTAGTAAATCCATCTATTTGGCTCTTATTTGTACCATCAACACCGACCATCAAGCCTGATATAAAGATATCTCTTTGAGCATCTATGTTATTTGTAACACGCCAAACCAACATGTATGGATTTATAATATCATTCTTTTTTTCATCCACAAATACTACAATT
Coding sequences within:
- the argH gene encoding argininosuccinate lyase, yielding MKKMWSGRFLASASNLLDEFNASIMYDRKLYIEDIEGSLAHAQMLTHQKILTKEELTQITDGLAQVKSEIESGEFVWSIHDEDLHMGIEKRLTAIIGDAGKKLHTARSRNDQVAVDFRRWVLKRNLDIIESLKLLMSEILVVANEHTQTLIPGMTHLQHAQPTNFGFHLCAYLSMFKRDIERLQDSYKRCNVSPLGCAALAGTPHKIDRDMTAKLLGFDSVSVNCLDTVSDRDFALEILFNISTMMMHISRLSEELVMWSSYEFSFIELSDEYSTGSSIMPQKKNPDVPELLRGKTGRVYGSLMGLLTVMKGLPLAYNKDTQEDKEGVFDSVETALISLEILKEAIKTMEVKSHNMQSACSVGHLAATDLADYLVEKCGIPFREAHFITGRAVAKAEELGIDLSDIEFKYLKEIDARIDEDVLEYLVLKNSMNARTSAGGTSTVRTKEQLEFFRKFLKDNKQ